The following proteins are co-located in the Oceanispirochaeta sp. genome:
- a CDS encoding tetratricopeptide repeat protein, whose product MFGKRSISGRIGTIAAGILLLTCGSLGAQTTDTQNLPGWVLYEKGLALYEQGHLSEALDLISLSARDGILTPEATYWIGRIYEAEGDYLLAEKRYKEALEDARFLYIPDDKWNIYYSIANIYLNKKEFDQYEQLLLSVFDQEMKRNTEIIRREHSYIQLLKSDGLDKLLLLYRLKLTYSLEATSRLGRYYNGKGLWKSSLIKNLYPLLTIFSSGIESLISRYPDFSFPVNMEEAWESDEEFLISLYEEYCSLSQSDFVFARDLKTFKPLHLTEDRLSAEMIINKAYPSFMMTPSVYTLLKMENHLGKDSFLKMETLYSALYFLGEALYQEGNPERALEFWSLLNMSSFSSSWKKLAAQKIKNPEEETPFLKY is encoded by the coding sequence TTGTTCGGCAAAAGAAGCATTTCTGGAAGAATTGGAACAATTGCGGCGGGAATACTCCTCCTGACATGCGGCTCTCTGGGAGCACAGACTACCGATACTCAGAATCTCCCCGGCTGGGTTCTCTATGAAAAAGGGTTGGCCCTTTATGAGCAGGGACATCTGAGTGAAGCCTTGGATTTGATCAGTCTTTCCGCTAGAGACGGGATTTTGACTCCCGAAGCAACCTACTGGATCGGCCGTATATATGAAGCCGAGGGGGATTATCTTCTGGCAGAAAAACGATATAAAGAAGCCCTGGAAGATGCCCGGTTCCTTTATATTCCCGATGATAAGTGGAATATCTATTATAGTATTGCGAATATCTACCTGAATAAAAAAGAATTTGATCAATATGAACAGTTGCTCCTCTCTGTTTTTGACCAGGAGATGAAGAGAAATACTGAAATTATCCGCAGAGAGCACTCCTATATTCAGCTTCTTAAATCAGACGGTCTGGATAAGCTCCTCCTTCTGTACCGCTTAAAATTGACATATTCTCTCGAAGCTACCTCCCGCCTGGGCCGCTATTACAACGGGAAAGGCCTCTGGAAGAGTTCCCTGATCAAGAATCTTTATCCTCTGCTCACAATCTTCAGTAGCGGGATAGAATCCCTTATCAGCCGTTATCCCGATTTTTCCTTCCCCGTCAATATGGAAGAAGCCTGGGAAAGTGATGAGGAATTTTTAATCTCTCTTTATGAGGAATACTGCAGTCTCAGCCAGTCTGATTTTGTGTTTGCAAGAGACTTGAAAACCTTCAAACCTCTTCATCTGACAGAAGACCGACTCTCTGCTGAAATGATTATAAATAAAGCTTATCCTTCTTTTATGATGACTCCCTCGGTGTATACACTTTTAAAAATGGAGAATCATCTGGGTAAAGATTCATTTCTTAAAATGGAAACCTTATACAGTGCCCTCTATTTTCTTGGTGAAGCTTTATACCAGGAAGGGAATCCTGAAAGAGCCCTGGAGTTCTGGTCCCTCCTGAACATGAGCAGTTTCAGCAGTTCCTGGAAAAAATTAGCTGCCCAGAAAATCAAAAATCCTGAAGAGGAAACCCCTTTTTTAAAGTACTGA
- a CDS encoding V-type ATP synthase subunit K (produces ATP from ADP in the presence of a proton gradient across the membrane; the K subunit is a nonenzymatic component which binds the dimeric form by interacting with the G and E subunits) gives MDIGMMGFAAALGLAGFGSAFGAGVAGQAAIGAWKKCFAANKPAPFLLVAFVGAPLTQTIYGFILMNQMLASDAEGMKLLGMGLFGGLAMGASAYAQGKAAASAADAMGETGKGFVNYLMVLGVIETVALFAMVFLMGAL, from the coding sequence ATGGATATTGGAATGATGGGATTTGCTGCTGCATTGGGACTAGCTGGATTTGGATCTGCTTTTGGAGCTGGAGTTGCAGGGCAGGCTGCTATCGGAGCCTGGAAGAAATGTTTTGCAGCTAACAAGCCCGCTCCCTTCCTCCTGGTTGCTTTTGTAGGTGCTCCTCTGACTCAGACTATTTATGGTTTCATCCTGATGAATCAGATGCTGGCCTCAGATGCTGAAGGAATGAAGCTTCTTGGTATGGGACTGTTTGGTGGATTGGCTATGGGTGCATCTGCTTATGCACAGGGAAAAGCCGCCGCTAGTGCGGCCGATGCCATGGGTGAGACTGGTAAAGGTTTTGTAAACTATCTGATGGTTCTCGGAGTTATTGAAACAGTAGCCCTCTTTGCCATGGTATTCCTGATGGGTGCTCTTTAA
- the ispG gene encoding flavodoxin-dependent (E)-4-hydroxy-3-methylbut-2-enyl-diphosphate synthase produces MSTSRIVQVGSVPMGGASPVSIQTMWDKPVTVVDDLLIQSMNNLSRKGCDLIRFALPNIQSVRQLSPLLHKTTMPLVGDIHFDYKIALEAINAGFHKIRINPGNIGESWKVEEIIAAAADRGAVIRIGANEGSLKTKGEWSPEARSRRLVQAAEDNLEIFERKGFKDIVVSLKSSDIEVTYLSNKEFRQQYDYPLHLGITEAGPLIPAIVKSTLGLSDLLREGIGETVRISISDKPEYEILAAAELLTNLGLKKGRIRIISCPKCGRTSFDTHAFLESVKEELNTLPLEASVAVMGCSVNGPGEASHADLGITGNGKQVLIFKQGKIVRREDICSAKEAFLEELEQLRREYSS; encoded by the coding sequence ATGTCTACATCCAGAATCGTTCAGGTCGGTTCAGTTCCCATGGGCGGTGCGTCCCCTGTCAGTATTCAGACCATGTGGGATAAACCTGTCACTGTCGTGGATGACCTCCTTATTCAATCAATGAATAATCTGAGTCGTAAGGGCTGTGATTTGATCCGATTTGCCCTCCCTAATATTCAATCAGTAAGACAACTGTCTCCTCTTTTACATAAAACGACCATGCCCCTGGTGGGAGACATCCATTTTGATTATAAAATTGCCCTGGAAGCCATAAATGCAGGATTTCACAAGATCAGGATCAATCCAGGCAATATCGGAGAATCCTGGAAGGTGGAAGAAATCATTGCGGCCGCGGCAGACAGGGGGGCCGTCATCAGGATAGGGGCCAATGAAGGGTCTTTGAAGACGAAGGGTGAGTGGTCTCCCGAAGCCAGGAGTCGGCGTCTGGTCCAGGCCGCTGAGGACAATCTGGAAATCTTTGAACGGAAAGGATTTAAGGATATTGTCGTTTCCCTTAAATCTTCCGATATAGAAGTGACATACCTTTCAAATAAGGAATTCAGGCAGCAATACGATTATCCTCTTCATTTGGGGATTACCGAGGCAGGACCGCTTATCCCGGCCATTGTGAAATCTACACTCGGGCTGTCAGATCTCTTAAGGGAGGGTATCGGTGAAACTGTTAGAATCTCAATTTCAGATAAACCTGAATATGAAATACTGGCGGCTGCCGAGTTATTAACGAATCTGGGTTTAAAAAAGGGACGAATCAGGATTATATCCTGCCCCAAATGCGGTAGAACGTCCTTTGATACCCATGCATTCCTTGAATCTGTTAAGGAAGAACTGAATACACTCCCTCTGGAGGCTTCAGTTGCCGTCATGGGTTGTTCAGTCAATGGCCCCGGAGAAGCATCCCATGCTGATCTGGGGATTACAGGAAATGGAAAGCAGGTCCTGATATTTAAGCAGGGTAAAATCGTACGGAGGGAAGATATTTGTTCGGCAAAAGAAGCATTTCTGGAAGAATTGGAACAATTGCGGCGGGAATACTCCTCCTGA